Proteins from one Acomys russatus chromosome 12, mAcoRus1.1, whole genome shotgun sequence genomic window:
- the Fzd7 gene encoding LOW QUALITY PROTEIN: frizzled-7 (The sequence of the model RefSeq protein was modified relative to this genomic sequence to represent the inferred CDS: deleted 1 base in 1 codon), translated as MRGPGSAASHSPLGLCALVLAFLGALPTGTRAQPYHGEKGISVPDHGFCQPISIPLCTDIAYNQTILPNLLGHTNQEDAGLEVHQFYPLVKVQCSPELRFFLCSMYAPVCTVLDQAIPPCRSLCERARQGCEALMNKFGFQWPERLRCENFPVHGAGEICVGQNTSDGSGGAGGSPTAYPTAPYLPDPPFTAMSPSDGRGRWSFPFSCPRQLKVPPYLGYRFLGERDCGAPCEPGRANGLMYFKEEERRFARLWVGVWSVLCCASTLFTVLTYLVDMRRFRYPERPIIFLSGCYFMVAVAHVAGFLLEDRAVCVERFSDDGYRTVAQGTKKEGCTILFMVLYFFGMASSIWWVILSLTWFLAAGMKWGHEAIEANSQYFHLAAWAVPAVKTITILAMGQVDGDLLSGVCYVGLSSVDALRGFVLAPLFVYLFIGTSFLLAGFVSLFRIRTIMKHDGTKTEKLERLMVRIGVFSVLYTVPATIVIACYFYEQAFREHWERTWLLQTCKSYAVPCPPGHFPPMSPDFTVFMIKYLMTMIVGITTGFWIWSGKTLQSWRRFYHRLSHSSKGETAV; from the exons ATGCGGGGCCCCGGCTCGGCGGCGTCGCACTCGCCCCTGGGCCTTTGCGCCCTGGTGCTGGCGTTTCTGGGCGCGCTGCCCACGGGCACCCGGGCTCAGCCGTACCACGGCGAGAAAGGCATCTCGGTACCGGACCACGGCTTCTGCCAACCCATCTCCATCCCGTTGTGCACGGATATCGCCTACAACCAGACCATCCTGCCCAACCTGCTGGGCCACACGAACCAAGAGGACGCGGGCCTCGAGGTGCACCAGTTCTACCCGCTGGTGAAGGTGCAGTGTTCTCCCGAGCTGCGCTTCTTCTTGTGCTCCATGTACGCACCCGTGTGCACGGTGCTCGACCAAGCCATTCCACCGTGCCGCTCCTTGTGCGAGCGCGCCCGCCAGGGCTGTGAGGCGCTCATGAACAAGTTCGGCTTCCAGTGGCCTGAGCGGCTGCGCTGTGAGAACTTCCCAGTGCACGGTGCCGGAGAGATTTGCGTGGGGCAGAACACATCCGACGGCTCCGGGGGCGCGGGCGGCAGTCCCACCGCCTACCCTACCGCTCCCTACCTGCCAGACCCGCCTTTCACTGCGATGTCCCCCTCAGATGGCAGAGGCCGCTGGTCTTTCCCCTTCTCGTGCCCGCGCCAGCTCAAAGTGCCCCCCTACCTGGGCTACCGCTTCCTAGGTGAACGCGACTGCGGTGCCCCGTGTGAGCCAGGCCGTGCTAATGGCCTCATGTACTTTAAAGAAGAGGAGAGGCGTTTCGCCCGCCTCTGGGTGGGTGTGTGGTCGGTGCTGTGCTGCGCCTCGACGCTCTTCACGGTGCTCACCTACTTAGTGGACATGAGGCGCTTCCGGTACCCAGAGCGACCCATCATCTTCCTGTCGGGCTGCTACTTCATGGTGGCAGTGGCGCACGTGGCGGGCTTCCTCCTAGAGGACCGGGCAGTGTGCGTGGAGCGCTTCTCGGACGATGGCTACCGCACGGTGGCGCAGGGCACCAAGAAGGAGGGCTGCACCATCCTCTTCATGGTGCTTTACTTCTTCGGCATGGCCAGCTCCATCTGGTGGGTCATTCTGTCCCTCACCTGGTTCCTGGCAGCCGGTATGAAGTGGGGCCACGAGGCCATCGAGGCCAATTCGCAGTACTTTCACCTGGCCGCCTGGGCTGTGCCGGCCGTCAAGACAATCACCATCTTGGCCATGGGCCAGGTGGACGGTGACCTACTCAGTGGAGTGTGCTACGTGGGCCTGTCTAGCGTGGATGCGCTGCGGGGCTTCGTGCTGGCCCCGCTCTTCGTC TACCTCTTCATCGGCACATCCTTCCTGCTGGCCGGCTTCGTGTCGCTCTTCCGCATCCGCACCATCATGAAGCACGACGGCACTAAGACGGAGAAGCTGGAGAGGCTCATGGTGCGCATCGGCGTCTTCTCGGTGCTCTACACGGTGCCCGCCACCATCGTCATCGCCTGCTATTTTTACGAGCAGGCCTTCCGCGAGCATTGGGAGCGCACCTGGCTCCTGCAGACCTGCAAGAGCTACGCTGTGCCATGCCCCCCGGGCCACTTCCCGCCCATGAGCCCCGACTTCACAGTTTTTATGATCAAGTACCTGATGACCATGATCGTGGGCATCACTACCGGCTTCTGGATCTGGTCGGGCAAGACCCTGCAGTCATGGCGTCGCTTCTACCACAGACTCAGCCACAGCAGCAAGGGGGAGACTGCGGTATGA